The genomic window GCGAGCCGCTCCAGCACCTGTTCACTGTACTGCCGGCGCAGACCGCGACGGCCCAGCACCTGCACCAGGCCCAGTTGCTCGTAATAGCGCAGGGTCGAGGCCGGCACCCCGCTGCGCTTGACCACTTCACCGATATCCAGTTCCCGCACGGGGCTTGACCTCAAGTCGACTTGAAGCGCCACCATGGACGCAGTCCCTTCGCCAGGCAAGCCCATGCACACCCCTGCCCCACTCGATCAGAACACGCTCTGGAACGGCCCGGGTGGCCAGACCTGGGTTGCCCAGCAGGCCCTGCTCGATGGCCTGTTCCAGCCGCTGGCCGACGCCCTGCGCAGCGAGCTGCCCGCGACCGTCACCGAATTGCTGGATATCGGCTGCGGCACCGGGGCCAGCGTGCTGGCGGCGGCCCAGGCGCGGCCAGGTGCGCGCTGCACCGGCGTGGACATCTCCGCACCGATGCTCGCGCTTGCCCGGCAGCGTGCCGCCGGCCTCGGGCTGGACATCGACTTCATCGTTGCCGACGCCCAACGCCATCGGTTCGACAGCGCACGCTACGACTGGATGCAGTCGCGGCTGGGCGTGATGTTCTTCGACGATACGCAGGGCGCGTTCGCCAACCTGCACCGTGCTGCCCGCAGCGGCGCCGGCCTGCGCGCCATCGCCTGGCGCGGCGCAGAGGAAAACCCCTTCATGACCACCGCCGAGCGCACCGTGGGCGACCAGCTGGCGCTGCCGGAGCGGCGACCCGGTGCACCGGGGCAGTTCGCCTTTGCCGATGCCGGGCAGGTACGCCGGCAGCTGCAGGACGCCGGCTGGCGCGACGTGCAGGTGCAGCCGCTGGACCTGGCATGCTCGCTGGCCCGCGACGACCTGCCGGCCTACGTACGTCAGCTCGGGCCGATCGGCCTGGCCCTGCGCAGTCTGCCGGCCGACCGCGCCGATGCCCTGCACGCACAGGCGCTGGCGGCATTTGCACCCTTCATCGAGGGCGACCGGGTGCGGGTGGATGCGGCGTGCTGGCTGCTGCGCGCCTGCGCCTGAGCCGCGCCGTCCACGCCGGCGCGCTACAACGCCTCGCCGGCGTCGGCCAGGCGCGATTCGATCAGCGCGTACCACTGCTGCAGCATGTCCACCAGCATGTCCAGTTCGGCGTCGGCACGCTGGGCGCGGCCGCTGCGCAGGCAGGCCTGTGCCTCCTGCAGCTGGGTGAGGAAGCCGGCCACCGTATCGGCCTGCAGGATCAGGCCCGGCAGGCGCCTGCCGGGGATGCGTACCACCGCATGGTTGCCGAGCTGGCCGTACACGCTGAGAGTGGTTTCCGTCTTCATGGACAGGGGCAGGAACTGGGCGTTCATCAGGTGCACCATGGAAGAAACCTGGCCTACCGGCAGGCGTGGAAAACGGGGGAGACGTTTCCACGTCCTGCCGGCAGATCAGGGGGGACTCGGGACACCGGGCACCTGCCCGGCAGGCGGAATCAACGGGGCTGGGCGACACCGGCGATCTGCACCCGGCGGTTGGGTGCCAGGCAGGCAATCAGTTCGCGGCGGTTGCGCTGGTCGCACTGCACCAGCGGCTCGGCCGCGCCGCGGCCCTCGGCGCTGATGCTGGCGGCCGGCACACCGCCCTGCACCAGTGCCATGCGCACCGCTTCGGCGCGGCGCTGCGACAGGGTCTGGTTGTAGGCGGCACTGCCGATGCGGTCGGTGTACCCGACCACCTGGATCGACTGCACCTGGCTGGCCTCGCGCACCTGCGCCAGCACGCCCTGCACCGCCTGCTGCCCGCTCGCGCTGAGCACTGCGCTGTCGAACCCGAACAGCGCATCGGCGGCCAGCCGCAACGGCTGCTCCGGCAGCGGCGCGGGCGGCGGCGGTGCCGGCGGCCGCGGCGGATCGAGGACGGCGGCACACGATTCGGGCTTCCAGTAGCCGCCCTGGGCGATGCCCTTGCTGTCGAAACGCACCTGGAACTGGCAGGTGAAGTACTCCGCGCCCTGTGCGGTGCGGAAGTTGAACAGGTAGTTCCATTCGCGCACGCCCCACATGCCTTCGTTGAAGTGCGGCGTGCCCAGCAGGCTGTACAGCTGGCGCTTGCTCATGCCCGGCGCGAACCGGCGCAGGTCGGCGATGTCCGGGTAGATGCCCTCCTTCAGCGACGCCTTGCCCGCGTCGGGGAAGGCGACCGCGCTGGCGGCGGCAGGGCCCTCGGCAGCCGGCGCGTGGCTGCGGCAGGCCGCCAGCAGCCCTGCGCCCAGCACCAGGCCCAGCAGGGCGACGAAGCGGCCGCGGTCGGCGATGCGATGCAGTTTCATGTCATTCCCCCTGTAGACGTTGCCCTCGGCGCCGGGCCGCGGTTGCGACCCGGCGCGGGCGATCACCACTGGATGCCG from Stenotrophomonas sp. 704A1 includes these protein-coding regions:
- a CDS encoding OmpA family protein gives rise to the protein MKLHRIADRGRFVALLGLVLGAGLLAACRSHAPAAEGPAAASAVAFPDAGKASLKEGIYPDIADLRRFAPGMSKRQLYSLLGTPHFNEGMWGVREWNYLFNFRTAQGAEYFTCQFQVRFDSKGIAQGGYWKPESCAAVLDPPRPPAPPPPAPLPEQPLRLAADALFGFDSAVLSASGQQAVQGVLAQVREASQVQSIQVVGYTDRIGSAAYNQTLSQRRAEAVRMALVQGGVPAASISAEGRGAAEPLVQCDQRNRRELIACLAPNRRVQIAGVAQPR
- a CDS encoding class I SAM-dependent methyltransferase, whose protein sequence is MHTPAPLDQNTLWNGPGGQTWVAQQALLDGLFQPLADALRSELPATVTELLDIGCGTGASVLAAAQARPGARCTGVDISAPMLALARQRAAGLGLDIDFIVADAQRHRFDSARYDWMQSRLGVMFFDDTQGAFANLHRAARSGAGLRAIAWRGAEENPFMTTAERTVGDQLALPERRPGAPGQFAFADAGQVRRQLQDAGWRDVQVQPLDLACSLARDDLPAYVRQLGPIGLALRSLPADRADALHAQALAAFAPFIEGDRVRVDAACWLLRACA
- a CDS encoding DUF6959 family protein — its product is MNAQFLPLSMKTETTLSVYGQLGNHAVVRIPGRRLPGLILQADTVAGFLTQLQEAQACLRSGRAQRADAELDMLVDMLQQWYALIESRLADAGEAL